A region of the Roseiflexus sp. RS-1 genome:
CCGCGGGGTTTTCTACCTCGTCCCTGTTGGGGGCGGGGATTTTTTGTTGGTAAGGAGGTTGCGCATGGCGTTTCAGCCCGTCGATACCAGGGTCAACTTTCCACGACTCGAAGAGCAGGTGCTCGACCTGTGGCAAACCAGGCGGATCGTCGAGCGAAGCCTGGAGTCTGGCGATAAACCGTTTGTCTTTTACGAGGGTCCGCCGACGGCGAATGGTCGTCCCGGCATCCACCACGCAATCTCGCGCATTTTCAAGGATGTCATCTGTCGCTACCGGGCAATGCAGGGCTACCGGATCATCGGACGACGCGAAGGATGGGATACCCACGGTCTGCCGGTGGAGATCGAGGTTGAAAAGAAACTCGGTTTCAGCGGCAAGCCCGATATCGAGAAGTACGGCGTGGCGGAGTTCAACGCACAGTGCCGCAAGAGCGTCTGGGAGTATATTCAGGACTGGCGGCAGTTCACCCGCCGCATTGCGTACTGGGTCAGTGACGATGCCTATATCACATATGAGAATGACTATATCGAGTCGCTCTGGTGGATCTTCCGTCAGTTATGGGATCGTGGATTACTCTTCCGCGACTACAAGGTATCGATGCACTGCCCGCGCTGTGGAACATCTCTCTCGGATCACGAGGTATCGCTCGGTTTCAGGGACGACGTTGATGATCCGAGTGTGTGGGTAAAGTTCCGTGTGCGCGAGACGAACCAGGAGGCGCTGCGCGGCGCGGCATTCCTGGCGTGGACGACGACGCCCTGGACGTTGCCAGCGAACGTGGCGCTGGCGGTCAAGCCTGATGCAACCTATGTGCTCGCCTCGTTCGACGGCGAGCGTCTGGTGCTGGCGGAGGCGCTGGTCCACACGGTGCTGGGCGATGGCGTGACGATTGAGCAGACATTCCGTGGCGCCGATCTGGTGGGAACACGCTACGAAAACCTGTTTGATGGCGTACCCGCTCCCGGCGACACGGTCGACTGGTCGCGCGCCTATACCGTTGTCGCCGATGATTTTGTGTCGCTGGAGGATGGCACCGGCATTGTGCACATCGCACCTGCCTATGGCGACCTTGAGATCGGCAGGAAGTACGGCTTGCCGACCCTCTTCTCGGTTGACCTGTCAGGCAATGTGCTGCCAGAGTTTGCATCGCTCGGCTTTGCTGGCAAGTTCTTCAAACAGGCAGACCCGGATATCACGCGCAACCTGAGGACGCGTGGTTTGTTGCTGAAGAGCGGGCGCGTCAAGCACTCGTACCCCTTCTGCTGGCGTTGCGACACGCCGCTCCTCTACTACGCCAAACGCTCGTGGTACATCCGCACCACCGCAATGAAGGATCGTCTGGTGGCGAACAACCGGTTGATCAACTGGGTGCCGGAGCACATTCGCGAAGGACGGTTCGGTAACTGGCTGGAAAACAACATCGACTGGGCGGTGAGTCGTGAGCGCTACTGGGGGACGCCGATCCCAATCTGGGTAGCGGAAGACGGCTACGCCGAGTGCATCGGCTCGCTGGCAGAACTGGAGCAAAAAGTGGGGCGCAGCCTGAAAGACCTCGATCTGCACCGTCCCTATGTCGATGAACTCACCTGGGTCGATCCGCAGCACGGTCTGATGCGGCGCATCCCCGACGTTGCTGATTGCTGGTTCGACTCAGGTGCGATGCCGGTGGCGCAGTGGCACTATCCGATGGAGAACGCCGAGATCTACGAACTGGCAAAGCAGGCGGATTACATCTGCGAAGCGGTGGATCAGACCCGTGGATGGTTCTACACGCTGCACGCGCTCTCAACCCTGCTGTTCGACCGCCCGGCGTTCAAGAATGTCATCTGCCTGGGGCACATTCTCGACGCCGAAGGGCAGAAGATGAGCAAGTCGCGCGGCAATGTCGTCGATCCCTGGATGGTGATGAACGAGCATGGCGCCGACGCGCTGCGCTGGTATCTGTTCACCGCTGCGCCCCCCGGCAGTCCGCGACGCTTTTCGGCAGGGCTGGTCGCTGAGAGTTTACGCAAGTTCCTGCTGACGCTGTGGAATACCTATGCGTTCTTTGTGACCTACGCCAACCTGGATGGCTGGAGTCCGGGGAACAATGGCGTTGCGGAACACCTCGATCCGGCGACGCTCACTCCGATCGATCGCTGGGCGCTGGCGCGGCTGAACAGTCTGGTGCGCGATGTGACCGCCGCCTTTGAAGCCTATGATGTCACGACGGCGGGACGCGCCATCGAGGATTTCGTTGATGAACTGTCGAACTGGTACGTGCGGCGCAACCGGCGCCGCTTCTGGAAGAGCGAGCACGACCGTGACAAGCAGGCAGCATATGCAACGCTCTACACCTGTCTGCTCACCGTCGCAAAACTGGTGGCGCCATTCATTCCGTTCGTGGCAGATGCGATCTACCGCAACCTGGTTGGGCTGGAGGCACAGGAAGCCTCCCCCGATACGCCGGAGAGCGTTCACCTCGCGGCATGGCCCGTCGTCAACGAGGCGCTCCTCGATGACCGCCTGGTGGACGATACAGAAGTGCTGTTGAAAGCCGTTTCGGTCGGTCGCGCAGCGCGGCGCGCAGCGGGCATCAAAGTGCGTCAACCGCTGCGCGAGATGTGGGTGCGCGCCCCAACCCCCGCCGCGCTTGAAGGGTTGCGTCGCTTTGAGGCGGAACTGCGCGAAGAACTCAACGTCAAAGCAGTGCGCTACCTCGACAGCGCAACCAGCCTGGTCGAGTACCGCTTCAAACCCAACCTGCGCCTGGTCGGTCGCAAATACGGCAAACTGGTGCCAGCGCTCACTGAGGCGCTCCGCGACCTGACGGGCGATGCAGCGCGCGCGGCGGCGCAGGCGGTCGAAGAGGGGCGGAACATCACCCTCTCCATTGAAGGGCAGACCATCGAACTTCTGCCGGAAGAGGTGCTGGTCGAAAGCAGTTCTCCGCAGGGGTACGCGGTCGCCGAGGATGGCGGCGTTCTGGTTGCGCTCGACACCACCCTGACGCCGGAATTGACGATGGAAGGGCTGGCGCGCGAACTGGTGCGCAATATTCAGGATGCGCGCAAAGATGCCGGGTTTGCTATCAGCGACCGGATCATCGTCTATCTGGGCGGCGCCGACGGCGACGCTGAGGTAGAAGCCATGCTGCGCGCCTGGGGCGACTATGTGCGTGAAGAGACGCTGGCGGACGACCTGCGCCTCTGTGCGCCGCCGGATCACGTACACACCACAACGCTGGAACTCGATGGGGGGCGCACGCTCATCATCGGCGTCAGCCGGCGTTAAGGGGCGACGGTCTGTTCCCCTTGTTCCCCTACGCGCGGGGATTACGGCGTTCAGACGCGAGGGGATGGTTGCGGCATTTCGATGGATCGCGCCTGGAGATGTAAAGGCGCGTCATCGCCTCTTCCTGGCTGCGCCTGGCGCGACGAAGGGCGCAGCCAGAAACGTCACCCTTCGCCGCGCAACCGGCGCAGTTCTTCCTCAAGAGCACGCAGGCGCGCTTCGGCAGCGGCGCGCAGGCGCGCTTCGGCTTCCCGTGCCGCTGCTTCCTGCTGCGCCCGTTCCGCTTCTCGCCGCGCCTGCTCCTCGGCAGCGGCGCGCAGGCGCGCTTCGGCTTCCCGTGCCGCTGCTTCCTGCTGCGCCCGTTCCGCTTCTCGCCGCGCCTGCTCCTCGGCGGCGGTGCGCAGGCGCGCTTCGGCTTCCCGCGCTGCTGCTTCGCGCCGTGCCCGTTCCGCTTCCCGCCGCGTCTGCCGCTCTGCTTCCTTCGCCCGCCGCACCACGGTCGCATAGTCGCCGAACGCCGCACCGTGCTCGTCGTAGCAGACGACGTGATCGCCTTCAATTCTCAGCCACAGGTCGGCAATCACCAGATGCACCCGCTCTGCCGCGTCCGGCGGGTGCAGTCGATACACCCCGTCGGCCAGCCGATAGTCGAGCAGTCGCAGGCGGCGCGCTCCCCTGCGACTCTGATTGTCCACAATCACGTACTGCGGCACCCCTGCCCGCGCGTAATGGTCAACCTTGATCTCCAGATCGTTCTCGCGCGTCTCCGGCGAGGTGATTTCAATGATCATCGCCGGACGCGCCCCTTCGACCGCCACGTCGAACGTGCTCCAGTCCTGGCGTTCGACGATGCCGGGAATGACCATCACATCCGGTCCGTGCGGGCGCAGGTCGGGCACATCCCACGCAATGCGCACATCGCTGAGCACAATCGCCGCGCCGGATTCCTCCAGGCGGGTGCGCAGCACTGCCGTCAGGTACATCCGGTCGATCGCGTGGCGGTCGCTGTGCACGATGAAATCTCCCACTTCCGGGTGCAGGACATCCTCCAGGGTCAGCGGAACCTGTTCCAGATGATGCGGATTGTCGGGGGTGGGACGCGGCACGAGGCGCCAGCCGTAACGAAACGGTCGTCGGCAGGCGGTGCGCCCGGCGCAGATGCGGGGGTCGTCGTGTGCGTCATAGCGGTTCCTCACGTGCGGTTAACGATTCTTTTACCCCCTGGTCGGGTCGATCAACACACGATCACTGCGTTCTTCGCTCTCGTCCGGCTCCTCGACGCACAGCGCCGCCACGCGGTCGTTCGGCGCCAGGTTGACAATCGTCACACCCTGCGTATTGCGCCCGAACATTGAAATACCGTCGGCTTCGGTGCGCATCACCATGCCGCTCTCGGTGATAAACGTCAGCAGCGAATGCTCATGCACAACATGGGCGACGGCAACCTCATCGCCGGGGCGGAGCCGGATCGTGATGACTCCGCCGGTGGCGCGCCCCTTGACCGGGTATTCTTCCAGCGCGGTGCGCTTCCCATAGCCATTGGCGGTTACCACCAGCAGCGCCGCGTTTTCGCGCGCCAGGTCCATCGAGACCACTCGATCCCCTTCGGCGAGCGCGATACCGATGACACCGGTGGCCGGTCGCCCCATTGGGCGCACCTCTTCCTGGCGGAACCGGATGGTCTGCCCACGGGCAGTGGTAAGCAGCACATCCTCGTGCCCCTGGGTCATCGCCACCCAGCCCAATTCATCGCCATCTTCGAGACCAATGGCAATCAATCCATTGGAACGCACCTGACTGTACTCTTTGATGGACGTGCGCTTGATCTTGCCGCGCACCGTCGCCATAATCAGGTATTCCGCCTTCTCGAAATCGGGGACTGCCAGCACCGATGTGACCTGTTCGCCCGGTTCGAGCGCAATCAGGTTGACCAGCGGCAGCCCCTTGGCGGTTCGGCTGGCGTCGGGGAGTTCGTGCGCTTTGATCTGATACACCTTGCCGCGATCGGTGAAGAAAAGCAGGTCGTCCATGGTACTGGCGGCCAGAATGTGCCGCACCACATCCTGCTCACGAATGGTCGCGCCACGGATGCCGCGCCCGCCGCGTCGCTGCGTCCGGTAGATGTCGGGCGACTGGCGTTTGACATACCCGCGATCGGTAAGCGTGATCAGCACCCGAACGTCCGGGATCAGATCCTCGTCGCTCACTTCGCCATCCGCATCGGGGATGATGCGCGTGCGACGCGGATCGCCGTACTTCGCCTTCAGGTCGGCGAGGTCCTGCTTGATCAGGTGCAGAATCTTGCGCGGGTTTGCCAGGATATCCTCGAGTTCGCCGATCAACTGGATGACCTCACGGTACTCCTCTTCGATCCGCTGCCGTTCGAGCGCGGCGAGTCGCCCCAGTTGCATCTCCAGAATTGCGTTTGCCTGCGCCTCACTGAGCGCAAATCCATTCATCAGGTTGGTGCGCGCATGGTCGCGCGAGCGTGAATTGCGGATCGTTGCAATCACCGCGTCGAGATTATCGATCGCAATTTTGAGACCTTCGAGGATGTGGGCGCGTGCGCGCGCCTTATCGAGATCGAACTCAGTCCGACGACGGATGACCTCGCGGCGATGGTCGATGTACTCCTGCAACAGGCGTTTGAGCGTCAACAGACGTGGCTGCCGCCCCCCTTCGACCAGCGCCAGCATGTTGACGCCGAACGTCGTCTGCATTTGCGTGTGTTTGTAGAGCGCATTCAACACCTTTTTGGGCTGCGCGTCCTGCTTCAGAATAATAACCAGCCGCATGCCGCTACGGTCGGATTCATCACGCACATCGCGAATGCCTTCGATCTTGCGATCACGCGCCAGTTCGGCGATACGCTCCTGAAGGCGCGCCTTATTGACCTGATAGGGAAGTTCGGTCACAACAATGTGGAATGCTCCCCGCGCCGCCTCTTCGATATGCGCTTTTGCGCGAATAGTAATGTGCCCGCGCCCGGTGCTGTAGGCATTCATGATGCCTTCCGTTCCCAGGATCATACCCGCAGTGGGGAAGTCGGGACCGGGCATGATTCTGGCCAGGTCTTCAATCGTTGCATCAGGGTTATCGATCAGATGCGTGATCGCGTCGCACACCTCGTTCAGATTATGCGGCGGGATGTTGGTCGCCATACCGACGGCGATGCCAGCGGCGCCGTTCAGCAGCAGATTGGGAATACGCGCAGGCAGAACGACCGGTTCACGGTACAGCCCATCGAAGTTGTCGCGGAAATCGACAGTATTCTTTTCGATGTCGGCGAGCATTTCTTCGGCGATCGGCGTAAGACGCGCCTCGGTATAACGCATCGCCGCTGGCGGGTCGCCGTCGATGCTGCCAAAATTCCCCTGCCCCTCGACGAGTGGGTAGCGCATATTCCAGGGTTGCGCCAGACGCACCAGCGCATCGTACACGGCACTATCGCCGTGAGGGTGCATCTTGCCCAGGATTTCGCCAACGATACGCGCGCACTTCTTGAACGGCTGATTCGCCCGTATCCCCATGTCCCACATACCATAGAGGATGCGCGTCTGAACCGGTTTGAGACCGTCGCGCGCATCGGGGAGCGCGCGCGAGACGATCACGCTCATCGCATAGTCGAGGTACGCGCTGCGCATCTCGTCGGTAATGTTGCGCGGTCGAACGATCCCGATTTCCATACGATCTCCTGAACATGATCAACGGCGGCATGAAAGCCGCCGGATAACGCTCTGCCTGCATCTGTTCCAGGTGTAGTATACCGTTAAGTCGTGTGTTTGTCCAGAATTTTCAAACCTTTGTTCTACTCCACGACGGGACGTAGTCCGCGCACCGCCACTGGTCCAAACCCCAGGTAGTCACACGACGTCAACTGGTAGTAGACGCCATCGACCAGCCCCTGTGTTGCTACCGCCCAATCTTCGGGGCGGTGCAGATGCCCATACACGCAGGCGGCCGCCTTTGCAGCCGCAATCCGGCGCGCGAATTCGGTCGGGCGGCGCCCCGCGAACGGCGGGAAGTGGATCATGACAATGATGGGGCGTTTGCCGGACGCCAGATGTTGCGCCGCCGCCAGCGCCGTGTCGAGCCGCATCAATTCGCGCTCGTAGTACGGGCGGTCGGTCGACTCTTGAAATCCGGGGGTTTCCGGCGTATTCCAGCCGCGTGTGGCGCACACCACCGCTTCGCCAATGTCAATCGCGCTCGCTTCGAGAATATCGATGCCCGGAGGGAGTGAACGCCGCACCCGGTTGGTGCGTTCCGAACTCCACCAGTAGTCGTGGTTGCCGCGCGAGATGATCTTGCGCCCCGGCAGCGCCGCGATCCACTGGAGATCGACCAGCGCGTCCTGAAGCTTCATTGCCCACGAGGTGTCGCCAGCGAGCAGCACAACGTCATCGGGCTTGACCCGCGCACGCCAGGCGGCGGCGATGCGCTCCGGGTGGTCCTTCCAGCGACTGCCGAAAATGTCCATCGGCTTGGGTCGGGCGAAGGAAAGATGCAGGTCTGAGATGCTCCATACCATGCTGCGCATGGTACCAGACTTGTGCGGGTATGCCAAATAGGTGGCGACTGCGCCTGCTTTTCGACTTGCTGGTAATCAATGCCAGGCAATACGTTCCCCCGGCGTCACAACCGACCTGAACGGCGTGGCGCGCGTTGTTATTTTGTGGGTTGTTTTGATATTATAATAATCACCACCATTACCTGCCCCGGTGATGGTTCAGTGATGTGCGAGACTACTGGCAGGGCTGGGCTTTGTGGTGAGTCGAGTGGTTTTGTGCTTTTCGCTCAACGGTGCGTCTTATGCCGCGCAACGAATCCGACACCCGTGCGCAATTAGTCGATCCGTTACTCAACCGTGCCGGTTGGACGCGCAGCCAGGTGACACGTGAGCACTATTATCGTCCTGACTGGCAATACACACCAGGGCGAGTTATTCTGCGCGGCGGACGCGTCGAGCGTGAGAAACCGCGCGTTGTGGACTATCTCCTGCGCTACACCGAAGCGTTCCCAATAGCCGTCGTAGAAGCCAAAGCCGAAGACCTGCCCGCTGTCGCCGGTCTGGAGCAAGCCAAACGCTACGCCCGCGAGAACAATTTGATGTTCGCCTATGCCACCAATGGTCACGAGATTATTGAGTGGGATGGGTTCACCGATACCACACGCGAACTCAAAGAGTTCCCGTCGCCTGATGAGTTGTGGCGGCGCTGGGAGTTGAACACCGGCGTTCATTCGCCTAAAGCGGCAGGACGCACAATCGCAGAGTTGCGCCCGCTGTACAACGCTGCCGTAGCCGCCGCCCGCCAGCGCAACCCCCTGCTGCATCCTTACGCGCCGTCCAGCCTGACGCGGGGCAGTGAGCCGCGCTACTTTCAGGAAGCCGCCATCCGTGAAACGCTGGTGCGCGTGATGCGCGGGCAAAAACGCATCCTGCTGACCATGGCCACCGGTACTGGCAAGACCTTTACCGCCATGCAGATCGTCTGGAAACTGGTCAAGTCGGGCTGGTTGCATCAACAAAAGGGACGTGCGGGTAAAATCTTGTTCCTGGCAGACCGCGAGGTATTGCGCAACCAGGCGTATAATGCGTTCAGCCCCTTTGCGAGCGACCATGGTGACCCGCGCTTTATGCTGGATGGCAAACGCCGCCTGAGTTTGCAATACGACCTGTATTTTGGCATTTATCAGACGCTGTGGGCAACCGATCCCAGAGGGAAGCGTCTGTTCGAGCAGTTCCCGCACGATTTTTTCGATGTGGTGATTGTGGACGAGGCGCATCGCTCCGGCTTTGGCACATGGAAAGAGATTCTCGATCACTTCGAGAGCGCCATCCATTTGGGAATGACTGCCACCCCCAGGCAAGACGAAAATGTGGATACCTACGCTTACTTCTGTGCCGAAGAGCCAGCCATCCCGCTCGACCCGCAAGACCCTTCCAAAGGTGTATTGCACCAGGCGGCGTACACCTACAGCCTGAGCCAGGGTATCGAAGATGGCTTTTTGGCGACGTATAAAGTCCACCGCGTGCTGACCAGCATAGATAAAGATGGTTTGCACATATCCAGAGTACTGGAACAGGGCGCCGAAGTAATTGTGCCAGAAGACGCCAAAGTGCGCGAGGAGTATTACACCCCCAATTTCGAGCGCGAAATTCGCCTGCCTGACCGCACCCATACGCTGGTAAAGCACCTGGCGAAGTTGCTCCGTCAGTTCGGACCCTTGCACAAGACAATGGTATTTTGCGTGGATGTGG
Encoded here:
- the ileS gene encoding isoleucine--tRNA ligase, translated to MAFQPVDTRVNFPRLEEQVLDLWQTRRIVERSLESGDKPFVFYEGPPTANGRPGIHHAISRIFKDVICRYRAMQGYRIIGRREGWDTHGLPVEIEVEKKLGFSGKPDIEKYGVAEFNAQCRKSVWEYIQDWRQFTRRIAYWVSDDAYITYENDYIESLWWIFRQLWDRGLLFRDYKVSMHCPRCGTSLSDHEVSLGFRDDVDDPSVWVKFRVRETNQEALRGAAFLAWTTTPWTLPANVALAVKPDATYVLASFDGERLVLAEALVHTVLGDGVTIEQTFRGADLVGTRYENLFDGVPAPGDTVDWSRAYTVVADDFVSLEDGTGIVHIAPAYGDLEIGRKYGLPTLFSVDLSGNVLPEFASLGFAGKFFKQADPDITRNLRTRGLLLKSGRVKHSYPFCWRCDTPLLYYAKRSWYIRTTAMKDRLVANNRLINWVPEHIREGRFGNWLENNIDWAVSRERYWGTPIPIWVAEDGYAECIGSLAELEQKVGRSLKDLDLHRPYVDELTWVDPQHGLMRRIPDVADCWFDSGAMPVAQWHYPMENAEIYELAKQADYICEAVDQTRGWFYTLHALSTLLFDRPAFKNVICLGHILDAEGQKMSKSRGNVVDPWMVMNEHGADALRWYLFTAAPPGSPRRFSAGLVAESLRKFLLTLWNTYAFFVTYANLDGWSPGNNGVAEHLDPATLTPIDRWALARLNSLVRDVTAAFEAYDVTTAGRAIEDFVDELSNWYVRRNRRRFWKSEHDRDKQAAYATLYTCLLTVAKLVAPFIPFVADAIYRNLVGLEAQEASPDTPESVHLAAWPVVNEALLDDRLVDDTEVLLKAVSVGRAARRAAGIKVRQPLREMWVRAPTPAALEGLRRFEAELREELNVKAVRYLDSATSLVEYRFKPNLRLVGRKYGKLVPALTEALRDLTGDAARAAAQAVEEGRNITLSIEGQTIELLPEEVLVESSSPQGYAVAEDGGVLVALDTTLTPELTMEGLARELVRNIQDARKDAGFAISDRIIVYLGGADGDAEVEAMLRAWGDYVREETLADDLRLCAPPDHVHTTTLELDGGRTLIIGVSRR
- the gyrA gene encoding DNA gyrase subunit A, with product MEIGIVRPRNITDEMRSAYLDYAMSVIVSRALPDARDGLKPVQTRILYGMWDMGIRANQPFKKCARIVGEILGKMHPHGDSAVYDALVRLAQPWNMRYPLVEGQGNFGSIDGDPPAAMRYTEARLTPIAEEMLADIEKNTVDFRDNFDGLYREPVVLPARIPNLLLNGAAGIAVGMATNIPPHNLNEVCDAITHLIDNPDATIEDLARIMPGPDFPTAGMILGTEGIMNAYSTGRGHITIRAKAHIEEAARGAFHIVVTELPYQVNKARLQERIAELARDRKIEGIRDVRDESDRSGMRLVIILKQDAQPKKVLNALYKHTQMQTTFGVNMLALVEGGRQPRLLTLKRLLQEYIDHRREVIRRRTEFDLDKARARAHILEGLKIAIDNLDAVIATIRNSRSRDHARTNLMNGFALSEAQANAILEMQLGRLAALERQRIEEEYREVIQLIGELEDILANPRKILHLIKQDLADLKAKYGDPRRTRIIPDADGEVSDEDLIPDVRVLITLTDRGYVKRQSPDIYRTQRRGGRGIRGATIREQDVVRHILAASTMDDLLFFTDRGKVYQIKAHELPDASRTAKGLPLVNLIALEPGEQVTSVLAVPDFEKAEYLIMATVRGKIKRTSIKEYSQVRSNGLIAIGLEDGDELGWVAMTQGHEDVLLTTARGQTIRFRQEEVRPMGRPATGVIGIALAEGDRVVSMDLARENAALLVVTANGYGKRTALEEYPVKGRATGGVITIRLRPGDEVAVAHVVHEHSLLTFITESGMVMRTEADGISMFGRNTQGVTIVNLAPNDRVAALCVEEPDESEERSDRVLIDPTRG
- a CDS encoding metallophosphoesterase — translated: MRSMVWSISDLHLSFARPKPMDIFGSRWKDHPERIAAAWRARVKPDDVVLLAGDTSWAMKLQDALVDLQWIAALPGRKIISRGNHDYWWSSERTNRVRRSLPPGIDILEASAIDIGEAVVCATRGWNTPETPGFQESTDRPYYERELMRLDTALAAAQHLASGKRPIIVMIHFPPFAGRRPTEFARRIAAAKAAACVYGHLHRPEDWAVATQGLVDGVYYQLTSCDYLGFGPVAVRGLRPVVE
- the hsdR gene encoding EcoAI/FtnUII family type I restriction enzme subunit R, encoding MPRNESDTRAQLVDPLLNRAGWTRSQVTREHYYRPDWQYTPGRVILRGGRVEREKPRVVDYLLRYTEAFPIAVVEAKAEDLPAVAGLEQAKRYARENNLMFAYATNGHEIIEWDGFTDTTRELKEFPSPDELWRRWELNTGVHSPKAAGRTIAELRPLYNAAVAAARQRNPLLHPYAPSSLTRGSEPRYFQEAAIRETLVRVMRGQKRILLTMATGTGKTFTAMQIVWKLVKSGWLHQQKGRAGKILFLADREVLRNQAYNAFSPFASDHGDPRFMLDGKRRLSLQYDLYFGIYQTLWATDPRGKRLFEQFPHDFFDVVIVDEAHRSGFGTWKEILDHFESAIHLGMTATPRQDENVDTYAYFCAEEPAIPLDPQDPSKGVLHQAAYTYSLSQGIEDGFLATYKVHRVLTSIDKDGLHISRVLEQGAEVIVPEDAKVREEYYTPNFEREIRLPDRTHTLVKHLAKLLRQFGPLHKTMVFCVDVEHAREVARLLNNEFASLGLGHDYAVPIVSEEGEQAQRWLNQFQDSDRKTPVVATTAELLSTGVDVPACRNIVFMKTISSPILFKQIIGRGSRLDPATGKLWFRIIDYTNATRLLDPRWDCPTRPVQVAPDPNAQTGIAQGTVRLAKSSNVIQGASVAVMAGPNDQRGPILTDENGQYRFENLPVGEISIVVYAPRFNRQQKHINTQDSTPVTLDFELSPIQQSGRQEIVVKNLQVTIAEEATFLVAGLNEPLTLEQYVDYSREKTRALISSWEKLVQIWREEKQRRQAQDELQHVSVYPDVLAEVLDIRQTDPFDVLAYIAFGRHPILTRDQRAQAFLQQHADWLKAFPDQQRRVIEALLEQYRLSGVEEMVNPRVFRLPAFKPLGGLKGVSQQFGGGEALRQTVMELQRRLYSFG